Genomic DNA from Deltaproteobacteria bacterium:
ACTGGCATGCCAAGCAGCTGAGATTCTCAATCCCTTACGCTGGGCCAAGAATCTGATAATAAGAAGTGAGATTATCCTGGTAGCCTTGGCCCTTGCCTTACTCCGCAAATCATCTCTTTTGCCGCCTTTGCGGAAGCCTGGCGCCGTTGCCTTTGCGGCGCACAGAATTCAAACTGTTTTGGTCATCCACTTGGCAGGTAAAGACAGGGCAGTTCTAATAAGCCCATTTCTGCGCGAGTTGCGGAGATTTTTGCCTCATGCGTGGATTGGCCTTGTTGTAAGACCTGCCACTGCCAATCTTTTTGAAAAGTGTCCATATATCGATAAAGTCATGGTTTTTGACGGTGGAGGCATGGAGAATGGCGGCAAATCCAAAGATAGTCCGGTCCTTAGCTGGTTAGGGGCAATTCGTTATGTGATGCGTAATTTCAACAAGGTTCTGGTTGATATGGCCATATTGCCCGGATGGGAGGATGAAAGGGAGTTAACAGCATCACACGCCCTGATGCGATTAATTGGCGCGCCATGGCGGCTGGGATACTTGGAGGCTACAGCTACACCAGTGCGACCCCAAAAAATATCATTAGACCAGCCGTTCACATACGGGCCGCAAAAGGGTATGCCCAGAAATGAAGTGGAGAGCCAGTTGGATATTCTCCGTTTCCTGGGAGCTCACATTGCCAGTACAGATACAGAGGTGTGGCTCTCTGAAGAAGACTACAGGTACGCAGGACGAGTTATGGCGAACGCAGCCAGTGACTCTGCTGACTTTGTCGTAGCATTGTCTCCTGGAGGGCAATATTCTGGACTGCAATGGCCTGTGGAGCGATTCATCCGGCTAGGGAGATGGTTGCAGGAGGATTACAATGCGTACATTCTTGTCATTGCCGATGACGCACATCTAGTGCCTGCATGCCAGATTTACAAGGGTCTTGTGCGAGGGCGTGCCATGTTTATCGGGGATTCGAGTAGGCCGCGACGGATAGCTGCACTTCTCGAGAGGTGCAAGATGTTTGTCGGCGCCTACTCCGGGCTAATCCACCTGGCAGCGGCAGTGGGCATACCAGTGATAACCATTTTCGGTCCGGAGGATTATAGACGTTTTAGCCCTAGGGGTGCAGGCCATGAGGTGATACGTTTGCACCTGTTGTGTGATCAATGCGGTGGGGCCTGTCTTTATACTTCTCCGCTGTGTTTGGACGGAATCGAAGTAAGTAAGGTCAAGAGACTTGTTGCCGCTAAACTGGAACCCTGTCAATGATATATTCGCACAATCTTCCTTGTGAAGAGCGCTCAAACCGAAAGCTAGAGTCAGCTCGCTCGGACCTAGCCGTGGTAAAGCGCAGCCAGGCTTGCTCTTGGGAGAGAATGATCGTTACCTGGCGGCTGCAACATTGTTGCCATAGCGGGAAATAGATGGGATCAGGTATGGAGTAAGAGAGTATGCTCATCGCTCTAGACGCTAGGTCTTTACTCGAACCTCTCACTGGTGTTGGCTATTACAGTTATTACCTCTTCTGGCATCTCCTAGAACAAGACAAGCAAAATGACTACCTGCTTCTAGGTCCAGCAGGCCTTCGCCGCAATTTGCTCAAGGCGAGGCTCCCTAGAGAAGAGAAGATTCACAGGCTACAGCAGGCTGCTGTAGGAGGATTTAGAAAAAGGAGCGCCTATGAACGGCTAAAACTGCTTATGTTTTATGGGCCGAGTGCTGTTTTTCGAATTTACCATCTCCGCTGGCGAGCCAACCTGTTTTTCGGTCCCAATTTTCTTGGTTTTTTCTCTGCCAATTGTACTACAGTGATTACAGTCCATGACGTGAGCTATTTGATCTATCCTGATTGCATTGCCGAGAAAACTCTAAGAATTCTAAGAAAACACATGCCAACACATCTTGCCAGGGCGGACCATATTATTGCCGTCTCCCAAAATACCCGGAAAGATCTGGTGCGACTCTGCGGTGTGCCAGAGGAGAAAATTGCAGTTATTTACCCCGGCTATAATGCGGAGCTATTCAAACCACTGCCGATAGAAAATCGTGTACTTTCTGATAAGTTCAATTTGAAGCCGGGCTACATCTTATATGTAGGGACCATCGAGCCTCGCAAGAATCTCATTACCCTGCTACAAGCTCATCGCCTTCTTTGTCGAAAAGGCATAACCGTTCCTTTGGTGTTCTGTGGAGCTATTGGCTGGAAGAGTGAATCCTTTTTCAATACTTTGAGGTCCCTGGAGTCCAAGGATTCAGTTCGGCTTCTAGGCTATGTGGACGAACAGAGCCTCCCTTTGCTTTATAACGGTGCAGCATGCTTTGCTTTTCCATCCATATACGAAGGGTTTGGTTTACCTTTGGTCGAAGCCATGGCATGCGGCTGTCCGGTGATAAGTTCAAACGTCTCGGCCATCCCTGAGGTGGTAGGGGATGCCGGCTTGCTTATAAAGGATCCACTGGATCAGTCTATGTTAGCTGACGCCATTGAACAGGTTATCGGCGACGAAACCCGGCAACAACAGATGCACCTGAAAGGAATTGAACGAGCAACTCGTTTCAGCTGGAGGAAGACTGCCCGGGAGACCCTGAAGATATTTACTGAACTGCTTGGAGAAAATGAAACTAACTCATTCGATTCATATGTTCATTGAGGACCTATTTACTGAGGACTTGGTGTTGATTGAGCAAATGCTTCGAGGTAAGTCAGCAAAATACGTCACTGTATTTGCGAACTGAAGCACCAATGAGGAGTCGGCCTGTTAACCTGTGTGGTTTAGAAATGGGCGGCCTCACGTGAGCTCAGGAAGAACTCGAGAGTCTGCCGGGCGGTATTTTCCCAGGTGAACTTATGTGCTCGTGAGAGTGCGGCTTGGCGTAGTCTGTGATGTGTTGCTTCTTCCAGGGCAACTTCATCAATGCTTTTTGCCAACAGCACAATGTCATTGGGGTTCACCCTGATTGCTGCATCTCCGACAATCTCTTCTATTGCTGGTATATCTGAAGTGATCACAGGCACCCCGCAGGCCATAGCCTCCAGAACCGGCAGACCGAATCCCTCGTAAAGCGATGGATAGACAAAGGCTCTTGCCATCGAATAGATGGCTGGCAGATCATCATCGTCTACAAACCCGGTGAACATGACCTCGTTGCCGATCCCTAATTGTTTGACAGTCTCAAATATATCGCTGTACAGCCAGCCAGTTTTACCAATGATCACGAGTTTCAGGATCTGGCGAGACTTGGCTCTGGCAAAGGCCTTGAGAAGACCGACAATGTTTTTTCTGGGCTCGAGAGTGCCGACAGAAAGGATATAAAATTCGGGCAAGGTGTACTTTGCCCTTACAGTTGCCCTGCGGAAGGAATCGCTTACTGGCACAAAACGGTCGTCTTTGCCCAGAGCTGTGACGCAAATGCGGCTGCCACGAATACCGAGTTGCAATTGCAGGTCTTTCTTGGTGGTTTCAGAATTGACAATGAAACCATCGTAGGTTTTCACATTGGTCATCCTGGTCAGACGGTAATAGAGGACAGAGTGTTTGTAATAGCACTCAGGAAACAACAGAGGAATCACGTCATGGATGAAGACAAACCGGCGCCTGGCAGCTCGGAAAGGTAGCAGCGGCCATATGCTGCCGGTGTGAAAATATATGTCCAATCTGTGACGCCTGGTTATGTAGGGAAGATAGAACTGCAGCCACAGGGGAATAAGGATGACATCGCTGGAGAAAATTCTTGCCAGCGGATTGTGGTCAAAGAGCTGAAGGTTCGGTTGGGCGGTCAATCTCTTGGCGTCTGGCGCTGACAGGGGCGATGGGCTGAAAAGTGAGTAATGATTTTGGGGGTCTATTCTTGCAAGACTGAGAGCGATGTGAAAACCATACTGGCCGACCCCTGTTTTCTTGCCGTGCAGGTGCTCGATGGAGATGCCTATATTCATTTCCGCCAATACCCTCAAAAGTAATTCTGCCATGCAGCTGCAAGACTCGTGCAACATTGATTGTGGTTCTGCATTTACCTGGGCACTATAAGGCTTACCCCTCGAGCCAGAGTAATCGGTGTGCGCGATTGCATTCGTCTGGCTGGACCTCTGCAGCAATTCACAATCTTGCCAATTATGGTATATATCTTGCGTCTCGGCCATTAGCAAGAAGCTTTAATTCAACAGGGGCCAGGGCCGCGGTTGTGGGAGACAGTTTCTGAACTGCCAGCGAGGAGGCTGTCAATATTGCAGCGCACTTTTGACCAGCAACCATGAGAGTTAGTATTGTCATACCGGCATACAACGCCGCCAGTACCATTGGGCAGACCGTGCAATGGAGCCTCGAACAGGCCAACAATGGTTGCGAGCTGGAAGTTATTGTGGTGGACGATGGTTCTACGGATGACACTGCCATAGTGGCAGCAGCCCATGGCGCCAGGGTGATCAGCCAGGTAAATCAAGGACCAGCTGCGGCTCGCAACAGAGGCTGGCATGAAGCTACCGGCAGCATTGTCTGTTTTACGGATGCAGATTGCATTCCCTGCAAGAACTGGCTGGCAAACCTACTCCAGGGATTCAGAGACTGGCGGGTTGGCGCAGTGGCAGGTAGCTACCATATTGCCAATGCCGGTTCCTGGTTGGCTCGTTGGGTGCACCGGGAAATAATTGAACGTCACAACCGCATGCCTGCCACGGTACGCGCCTTTGGTTCTTACAACGTTGCCATGCCACGCTATATATTAGCAGCAACAGGGGGCTTCAATACTGAATATCCTCAGGCCAGTGGTGAAGATACCGACCTATCGTACAGAATTATCAAGGGAGGCTGGCACATTGTTTTCGTTCCAGAGGCCAGGGTTGCGCATTATCATCCTGAAAATCTGTGGCGCTATCTCAAAGAGCAATTTCGGCATGGCTACTGGCGGGCCAAACTTTACACGGATCATCCAGAGATGATCGCAGGCGACGACTATACCCTTCTCAAAGACCGAGTTGAACCTCTCTTCGTCTTGGCAACCACCGGGCTTTTTCTTCTTTTTGGCAGTGGCTTTGCTGTCCTGCAGATGCCGCTCTGGCTAACTCTTGTCTGCTATGCTTTCCTGCAGCTGATCTGGCCGCTCAAGTGGGGGATCGCCGAGCGCAAGCTCGCACCTCTGCCCTATGCCGGAGTTACTTTTGTGCGCGGCTTTGTTCGTACTGGGGGGTTAGCCCTGGGGGCCTTACGGTTCGGCAAAAAGTTCTTGGTGCCAACTTGGTTTAAAGCAAACCGCCTCTGATGCTGCTGAGGGTATTGCCTTGAAAAAAAAGACCTTGATAATCGTGCCGGCTTTCAATGAGGAAGCTAGCATCGCTCAGGTGGTGAAGCAGCTGAAGGAACACATCCCCTGGGGTGATATCTTGGTGGTGGATGACGGCTCCAGGGACAGAACAGCAAGAAGGGCTCGCGAGAGTGGCGCCATGGTGCTGAGCCTTCCCTATAACATGGGTATAGGCAGCACTGTTCAGAGCGGTTTCCTGTTTGCCAAAGAAAAGGGTTATCATTTTGCTGTACAGGTGGACGGTGATGGACAGCATCCTGCTGCCGATGTGCCACGGCTGCTGGCAGCACTGGAAGATGGGGCGGACATGGCCATTGGTTCTCGTTTCGTGGCACCTACAGGCTACAGAGCGCCACTTTTCAGAAACATAGGCATCAAGATATTTTCTTTGCTGGTGAGCATGATTGTCGGCAAGAGAGTGTATGATACTACTTCCGGTTTCCGGGCCATAAACCGCCGGGCCATCCTGCTGTTGACCCAGGAGTATCCCCATGATTATCCTGAGGTCGAGGCCTTGATCACCCTGCATCGTCATGGCATGCGGTTTGTGGAAATTCCTGTGGCAATGAACCACAGGGAGGAGGGAAGATCCTCCATATCCGCTGGCGCTGCCGTCTATTATATGTTGAAGGTTACTCTGGCGACTCTGGTGGCCAGTATCAAAGGGAGGCAATAGGAAATGACTGAAATTGCCCTGCATCTCAGGATCATCATCGGCATCCTCAGTTTCACTCTGGCTGGAATCATCATCGAGTTGATTCGCCAGGGCCGTCTCAAGGAACACTATGCCATTGTCTGGCTGTTGACGGCGGTATGTATTTTCATTTTTGGAATTTGGCCCGATTCACTCAACATCGTCTCGCGCATAGTCCGCCTGCACCATCTCACTACCCTATTCATGGTGGCTTTTCTTTTTCTACTGGCGATTGTTCTGCATTTCAGTCTGGCGATCAGTCAACTTTTTGAGAGAAATCGCCGCCTGACCCAGGAAGTGGCCTGGCTGAAGTTTGAGCTGGAACAATTGAAGGAGGCAAAGGTTCGTCAGCGCCGGGTAAAACTGGTGCAATCGCCAGGCTAGTCACCACGGCTCCGGATCAAGGTGTAGACGTTTTCCAGGGCTGCCGGCAGCCCATCAACCCTGGGCCCACCGCCCTGAGCCATGTCCGCTCTGCCGCCGCCCCTGCCGCCTACTTGAGCAGCGAGCTCCTTGATGATCTCGCCAGCATTGAAGCGGTCGGTGAGATCACTGGTCACTCCACAGATGAGCATTGCCTTGCCGTCTTCCCCTTCGGCACCGAGAACAATTACCGCCGATTTCAGCTCCGCCTTGAGATTGTCGAGCATTACCCGCAAATCTTTGGGGCTGTCGACCTGCACCTTGGTACTGAGTACTTTGATTCCATTTACAGTGCGGGCTTCCTTGCCGCTGGGGGCGAATCGTCGGCTCAAAGCCTGAGCTTTAACCCTTTCCACTTCCTTTTCCAGCTCTTTTTGCTGTGCCAGAAGCTTGCTGATTCTATCACGCAAATCTTGGGGTGCGGTTCGCAGCAAGGCGGCTGTTTCTTTCAGGATCCGTTCCTGTTCCTGAACATATTGCACAGCAGTCGGGCCAGTTAGTGCTTCAATGCGCCGAACTCCGGCCGCCACTGAACTTTCGGAGACGATCTTGAACAAGCCGATGTCTCCAGTATGATGGCTGTGAGTGCCTCCGCAGAGCTCACTGGAGTAGTCTCCTATTGACACCATGCGCACAGTATCACCATATTTTTCCTCAAAAAGTGCCATGGCACCCTGAGCAATGGCCGTGTCCATATCTGTGATGCGGGTGGTTAGATCTCTATTTTCCACAATGCGTTCATTTACCTGTCGTTCTATGAGGGCTAGCTGCTCAGGGGTGAGTGCTTCGCTGTGAGAGAAATCAAAGCGGAGTCGATCCGGGCCCACATAGGAACCTTGCTGCTTTACGTGGTCTCCCAAGACGCTTCGCAACACATGGTGCAGGATGTGGGTGGCAGTGTGATTCCTCTCCGTGGCCCTCCTCTTTTCTTCATCCACTCTGAGATTGACCTGGTCTCCTACTCTAGCGGCTCCCTTTTCCACCTGGCAGAGATGGACAATGAGATCGCCAGGTGTCTTCTGGGCATTTTCCACCTTGAGCACGAAGTTCCTGCCGCTCATGTATCCTGAATCGCCGGTCTGGCCGCCGGCCTCGCCATAGAACGGCGTCTTGTCGCACACAACCTCTACCTGTTCACCTTCGCTAACCTCTGATACCGCCCCATTTTTGGTGAGTAGAGCGAGAATCACCCCCTCGTCTTCGGTGCGGTCATAGCCGGTGAAAGTGGTGGTGATCCCCTGGGCGCTCAGCTGCTTGAGGGCTTCTGAAGTTTCCAGCACGCCGGAAATCTTGAAGGCGGCCCTGGAACGCTGGCGTTGCTCTGCCATTAGTTTTTCAAAGCCGCTCTCATCCACCTGGAACTGCAAGTCCCGGGCTGTGTCCATTACGATGTCGATGGGAAAACCATAGGTGTCATAGAGTTTGAAAATCACTTCGCCGGGAAAGACGCGCAGGCCATCCTTTTTCAGTTTTTCCACTTCATCTTGCAGTTTGGCCAAGCCCCTGTCGAGGGTGGCAGAGAAGGATTTTTCTTCATTACCCAGGGCCATTTTTATATAGCTTGCATTCTGGGCCAATTCAGGATAGGTGTCACTCATTGCCGCGATAACCGAGTCGGCAACCTTGTCCAAAAAAGGTTCCTCCACTCCCAGAAGTCTGCCATGGCGTACAGCCCGGCGAATAACGCGGCGCAGCACGTAACCGCGGCCTTCGTTGCTGGGCAGCACGCCGTCGCAAATGAGGAAGGTAGCGGCCCGGCCGTGATCAGCAATGACCTTGATGGAGACGTCCTTGTCGGCATCGCGTCCGTGGGCGTGGCCACTTATTGCTTCGATGGCATCAATGATCTGCCGAAACAGATCAATATCATAATTAGTCGGCACTCCTTGCAGGACTGCTGCTATTCTTTCCAGGCCAGCACCCGTGTCTATGGATGGAGCAGGCAGTGGTTCCATGGAACCGTCGTCTTTGCGATTGAACTGCATGAACACCAGATTCCAGAGTTCGAGGAAGCGGTCGCAGTCGCAGACGCCCGGGGCACACTCTGGGCCGCAGGCCATGTGTTCTCCCTGGTCTATAATGATTTCTGAACAGGGTCCGCAAGGTCCGGTATCGCCCATTGCCCAAAAGTTTTCGCTGGTGGGCAGCGTGAGGATTCTTTCTTGCGGCAGGTATCTACTCCATTCTTCCATGGCCTCCTGATCCACGCCGATACCCATGCTGTCGTCGCCTTCGTGCACTGAGGCATAGAGTTTGTCCTTTTGTAGATTGAGATCTCTGGTGAGGAATTCCCAGCCAAAATGGATGGCTTCCTTTTTGAAATAGTCACCAAAAGAAAAATTTCCCAGCATTTCAAAGAAGGTGTGGTGGCGAGCTGTTCGTCCCACGTTGCGGAGATCATTGTGCTTGCCGCCGGCTCGCATACATTTCTGACATGAGGTGGCGCGTACGTAATCGCGCTTTTCCTCCCCGAGCAGCGGTCTCTTGAACTGAACCATGCCGGCGTTGGTGAACAGCAGGGTGGGGTCATCGTGGGGAACCAGCGAAGAACTCTTCACAATGGTATGGCCGTTGGCACGAAAGTATTCGAGGAATGCGCTTCTGATCTCAGCAGTTTTCATTGTTCTGTTTTCCTCCCTTCACCAATGTCGCTGATGTGCAAGCCGTAAGCTTCTCTCACCTGACGCTCAATAGCGGTGCAGACATCAGGATGTTCTTTCAAGAACAGCTTGACGTTTTCGCGGCCTTGCCCCAATCGATCGCCGCCGTAAGAATACCAGGCTCCGCTTTTCTCCACGATATTGAGTCCAGTGCCCATGTCCAGGATATCTCCTTCTCTGGAGATGCCCTGGCCATACATGATATCGAATTCAGCTTCTTTGAAGGGAGGCGCCAGCTTGTTCTTCACTACTTTCACCCTGGTGCGACTTCCTATAATCTCCTGGCCATCTTTTATGGCACTGATGCGCCTGATGTCGAGACGCACGGAAGAGTAAAATTTCAGAGCATTTCCTCCAGTGGTGGTTTCCGGATTGCCGAAGAGTACTCCCAGCTTCATGCGGATCTGGTTGATAAAAATAACGGTGGTCCTGGACTTGCTGATGGCGGCTGTGAGCTTGCGCAGTGCCTGAGACATGAGGCGCGCCTGCAAGCCCATGTGGGAGTCTCCCATTTCTCCCTCTATTTCGGCCCGCGGCACCAGTGCTGCCACAGAATCGATGACAACCGCATCCATGGCACCGCTGCGCACCAACACCTCAGTAATTTCCAGCGCTTGTTCACCCGTATCCGGCTGAGAGATGAGCAGGTCGTCCACATTTACCCCAAGTTTACGGGCGTACGAGAGATCAAGGGCATGTTCAGCATCAATAAAGGCGGCAATGCCATTGCGCTTCTGGGCTTCTGCTACTATATGCAGAGCCAGGGTAGTCTTGCCGGATGATTCGGGGCCGAAGATTTCAACAACGCGACCACGCGGCACGCCGCCTAGACCCAGGGCCAGGTCGAGCGACAGAGAACCCGTAGGTATGACCGGTATATCTGCAACCGCCTGTTCACTGCCCAGTCGCATTATTGCTCCCTTGCCAAATTGACGTTCTATTTGACTCATGGCAAGGTCAATGGCTCGTTGTCTTTCATCACTCTCTTTTGCCATGTTGTTCCCCTAATGTGTAAGTTGCCAAGCAGCAGTCCCACATGTCGGCCTGGGGCGATGCCAGGTTCGATACTGCCGTGGTAAGTAAGGGTTTACCTCGATGCGGGAGCAGCAAGCGGTATGTGTCGAAGTTCCGTGTAGATCGCCCCGGTCGGTCTGAGATCACTTTTATACAATATTATTTCCTGGACGTCAAAAGGATTGAACTCAGTCAGAGGGATAGCTGCCACCAGCTGGGACAAATCCTGCTGACTGCGGCGATCTCTAATACGGCCTATGGTGAGATGGGGTTTGAAAGGTCTTTTTTCTCTGGGAAAACCAATTGATTCCAGTTCGTCTTCCAGGCGAGCCTGAAGGCGCAGAAGCGGTACAATTTCTCCCTGGAGTCCCAGCCAAATTACCCGCGGTTTGCGAAGGTTGGGAAAACCTCCCAGGGTGGTGGCTCGCAGAGTGAACACTGCTTCCCCGGAGGTGGCCTGATTTATGGCGGCAGCAATGTCATCCACCTGCTCTGGCTGGATGTTTCCCAGGAACTTGAGGGTAAGGTGAATGCTGTGGGGTTTCACCCAGCGCACTCGAGCACCATGGGCTCGCAACGCTTGTTGAACTGCAGCAATGGCCTCTCTAGTTTGTTCAGGTATCCGGATGGCTATGAAGGTACGGATCATAGTTTTCAACTCTTCAGGGCTAGGGATTTTTTTGGGCGGCGTCGTGGGCTTTGCCTATTTCTTCCCGAGCAATTGCCAGATTCTTTCTTGCCTGGGCAAATTCTGGCTTGAGATGAAGGGCCTGTTGAAAGTGGCTGATGGCCTGTTCCAGTTTCCCCTGCCGGGCCAGGGCAACGCCAAGGTTGTTGTGAGCTTTGGCGTAATTCGGCTTCAAGGCCAGGGCCTTTGCATAAGCAGCCACAGCGGCGCCGAGATTGCCCTTGCGGCTGAGTACATTGCCAAGATTGTTGTAGGCCTCGGCATACTCGGGGTCGATTTCTATGGCCTTTGCATAGTGAGTAATTGCCTGCTGCAGCTGGCCCGTGTGTTCGAGCAGCACTCCCAGATTGTTATGAGCTTGTGCAGATTCAGGATTGAGCTGCACCGCAGCATAGTAGTGCTCTGTGGCTTGCTTGATCTTTCCCTGCTGCAGGAGGGCAACCGCCAGGTTGTTGTGAGCTTCGGCAAAGCCAGGCAGCAGTTGCAGGGCCTTATTGAAATGGGCGATCGCCTGGTCCAGCTTTCCCTGTTGCAGCAGGGCATTTGCCAGATTATTGTGTGCCTCGGCATAGTTTGGATACAGTCGCAAGGCTTCCTGGTAATGGGCCATGGCCTCCTCGAGACGGCCCTCATCCCCCAGGGCCTGTCCAAGGTTTAGATGCGCAGTACGGTTGTTCGGTGTCTTGCTGAGGCTGTCAGACCAGAGGCTTACCGAATTTTGCCAAACTTTGTTGCGTTCAATACTCAAATATGACAAGGAAGTCAACAAGATGACGGCGGCAGTTGATACGGCAAATGTCCTTAGTCTTTTTGCCGGGTGAGTGTAGAGGAAATTCTCTAGAATCAGTGAAAACCAGAGAAACAGACCAATGCCCGGCAAGTAAAGATAACGGTCCGCTATCTTGGTTGAGATAGGGATAATATTTGTGACCGGCAGGAGAGTGATAAAGAACCAGCCGAAACAGAACAGGGGCAACCTTTGCCACTTTTTGGGACGGACGGTTACATAGATAATTAAACTTAATAAAATACAGGCGGCTATAATGATCTTATAAACAGGAAAGTCATAGGAGATATTTTCAAGATACCAGTTGTTGAGCCAGAATGGCAAAAGCATATTTCTAAAATAGTCATAGAGCGCCCACAACATAAGCAAGAGAGTATAGAGAGGATTGTTATGGTAGTGGCTTTTTATAGCAGCACCTGTGCCGGTTGCTACTAAATTGAGAAGCAATATTGTTTGAACAATGCTGAGGAAAAGATAAGGTAGATAATATAGGAATTTCTTTCGCAAGATATAAAAGAAATTTAAGTCTGTGTGACGACAATAGTCGTAGAGATATAATACTGCTGGCAGTGTCACACTGAAGGGGCTGGAAAGTAACGCCAGCAGATATACTACGATGGAGAGAATGTAACAAGAAAATGAGGTTTTCTCTCTTTCTGCCTCTACATAGAGATAGAAAGCGAGGATATAGAAAAGCGCAAGCAGTACATAT
This window encodes:
- a CDS encoding tetratricopeptide repeat protein; this translates as MASSISFKSISEKKFFIFAVLLILVSTAIVYGNSLHNDFTNWDDTELVVKNVSIRSLDSKNIVKIFTPKKGKTYQPVRVLSYAIDYRLWNLNPLGYHISNTALHGLSAIILYLLLTAVLKRLRGEEYDGSNRMVALCTALLFVMHPVNVEAVAWISSRKYVLLALFYILAFYLYVEAEREKTSFSCYILSIVVYLLALLSSPFSVTLPAVLYLYDYCRHTDLNFFYILRKKFLYYLPYLFLSIVQTILLLNLVATGTGAAIKSHYHNNPLYTLLLMLWALYDYFRNMLLPFWLNNWYLENISYDFPVYKIIIAACILLSLIIYVTVRPKKWQRLPLFCFGWFFITLLPVTNIIPISTKIADRYLYLPGIGLFLWFSLILENFLYTHPAKRLRTFAVSTAAVILLTSLSYLSIERNKVWQNSVSLWSDSLSKTPNNRTAHLNLGQALGDEGRLEEAMAHYQEALRLYPNYAEAHNNLANALLQQGKLDQAIAHFNKALQLLPGFAEAHNNLAVALLQQGKIKQATEHYYAAVQLNPESAQAHNNLGVLLEHTGQLQQAITHYAKAIEIDPEYAEAYNNLGNVLSRKGNLGAAVAAYAKALALKPNYAKAHNNLGVALARQGKLEQAISHFQQALHLKPEFAQARKNLAIAREEIGKAHDAAQKNP